DNA from Leptospira mayottensis 200901116:
TTGCCTAAAAGAATTCTCTATAAAACTAAACCTATATATAAACCTCCGTTTCTACATCAGTTAAACATTCATTTTATATGGACTTCTAAACAAAAACGAATAAGCAAAAAATATTAAAAAATTAAATCATTCAAATATTCTAATACTTTTTCTGGCTCAAGATCATACCCGGTCGCTTCGGATCCGGTCCAATTAATACCCACCAATAAATTGTCGTTTTTCAAACCCGGAAGCCAACGATCCATAAAATTCTGAAAGGAAATTTCATAAGTTTTAAATAAAGAATATGCATCCACATGATCGATGACCGTTTGCACCCGATTTAGGGATGACCAAAAAGGCATAGCTCTTTTTCCGGAAATTGTTATAGGACTAGGAAAACCACTTTCATCCCGCAAAGTCCAAACCTTTTTGTGTTTTTTTATTTCTATAAAAAATTGATGAAATTGAGCAGACGATTGATTCCCCATAATTTTTGACACTTGATAATCGTCTCATCCATTTGAAATCTCGTTCGTATAACATAATATCAATGGAAGTAGAATTACTAAGTCATTCGCATTGAATTTCAAAATTGTTGTTTTACTTTCTCCAAAAAATAAGTTCTTAAACACAATAATAGTCATAACAAAAAATCAACCGACAAGAATCATATAT
Protein-coding regions in this window:
- a CDS encoding DUF2750 domain-containing protein, with translation MGNQSSAQFHQFFIEIKKHKKVWTLRDESGFPSPITISGKRAMPFWSSLNRVQTVIDHVDAYSLFKTYEISFQNFMDRWLPGLKNDNLLVGINWTGSEATGYDLEPEKVLEYLNDLIF